A section of the Triticum dicoccoides isolate Atlit2015 ecotype Zavitan chromosome 7A, WEW_v2.0, whole genome shotgun sequence genome encodes:
- the LOC119329902 gene encoding branchpoint-bridging protein-like — protein MKVVPASTFAVTERMEWGDPTKCHICGEVGHWKRECPTRGRGRGYNRGGAGRGRSARGRGGYSETSWSQASRGRGGYSGHSGGQRAHMAVAGDTGTSKGKDVDDVVYGDFAHWASTDEGATDEPDGWDWHQA, from the exons ATGAAGGTTGTGCCAGCTTCGACATTTGCAGTCACTGAGCGCATGGAGTGGGGAGATCCCACCAAATGTCATATCTGTGGGGAGGTAGGTCACTGGAAGAGAGAATGTCCAACTCGTGGCAGAGGCAGGGGATATAACAGAGGGGGAGCAGGCAGAGGTAGAAGTGCTAGAGGCAGAGGTGGATACTCAGAGACCTCATGGAGCCAGGCTTCTAGAGGTAGAGGTGGCTACTCAGGACACTCAGGGGGTCAGAGGGCTCACATGGCCGTTGCAGGAGACACTGGGACGTCCAAAGGCAAAGATGTAGATGATGTTGTCTATGGAGACTTTGCTCACTGGGCCTCCACTGATGAAG GTGCGACAGACGAGCCAGACGGTTGGGACTGGCACCAGGCGTAG